The following is a genomic window from Sciurus carolinensis chromosome 3, mSciCar1.2, whole genome shotgun sequence.
aatattttccatctgtggttggttgaGTCCATGGATGCAGAAGCCATAGATATGGAGGGAAgactgtaaaatttttttaaaatggatgatCAGTATTGGGGCCATAGGTTTGGTCCCTGAAAATTTCCTAAATGAATTGGCAAATGGATATGATTAACACTGTTACGGAGGTACCTGAATTAGATTTAAGAAGTGACTGAGTCCTGATTCCCAGTCAGAGCATGTGTCCAGTGAAGGCATGGTCCTAATCTTTGATAATCTCAGCTCCGGCATTCCAGAGAATGACTGGTAGCAATCTGGTACCTAGCAGTAGGGGTATGgttggtagggtctccttgaatTTTACAGAATCGATGGTTTTTCCTACTGATAAGGGTGGGATGAGAAGAGGAAACTCTGgactatgtgtatgtgtgtgttcggGGGTGCAAAACCAGCTGGGGGTGCTGGCTTCTTGCTGAGTAATGGCCTTGCCAGGGAGAAAATACAGAATCCTAGAACTTTGGATCCAGAATAATCCTTAGGTTACCTGATCAGCTTTCTTGTTTTGCTGATAAtaaaaatgagacccagagatGTGACTATGACTTCCCATATTTTACAGTCTAGGATTGAAGCTGGGtttgatttcctctttttattaaTACTTCTTGGAAAGTACCAAACCTATCACCCCAGTGCTGatcatccatttaaaaaaattacagtcaACCCTCCATATCGGCAGGTTCTCTATGCACTGAGTGCTTCCTGTATGGTATGGGGGCTGTGAGGAAGCCAAACAGCTTATATGTTGAGCACCCTGTGGGAGAAAGATCCCCAAGGTTAGCAGCATTGATTATTTGGTGGTAAAAGGCTACTTTCCTTTCATAGCCATGGCAGGATACATCTAGGCACACTGAGCCAGAGTAGAGAGCTGCCTCTTTGATTAGCTCAGGGATTTCCTGGATCATTTTGTTCTTGACAGAAGTGAGGAGATCAACCTTGGTCTCATGGCTGAGGTCTTTGTTTTGGTGTATATAGTCTGCATGGTTGCTTGGTACACAGGATTGCCTTTAATGTTGATTTATATTAAACTGCTTCCTGGTACTCCTGACCTTCAGTCCCCATTTGCTCTAATATCTTAGTTTATGCATTTGGAAATGCTGGTTTGGTAATGTGTGAGGTAGTGGGCAGCCAGTCTCCATTTTCCATGCTGTGTAACACTGGAATGGTCCATCATTCCACTGGCCTCTGGTCATCTCGTTGAATCATGGATGGGCTCAGGGTGGTGTGAATGTGTGGGATAACTACTAGGAGGAGAGATGAACAGGTTTTAGAGTGCTAGAAGATTCTGCAGGGAGGAATAGTGGAGCCTTTGTGATGTTCCATTATTGATGAGAGGAGAAGTGTCCTGGCCAACTTTAGAACCTGAGCTCCTGAGGTTCAAGAGCTGAGGCTGtggactgggggtggggaggtggtaaTAACTAAATATATGGGTACTAGAGTTGCAGGAAGAGGCTCCCATTCTGATTTCCCATCCTCTAGCTACCTTAATCACCTTTCTTctcccctttttattctttttttaggaATTTGACAAGAAATATAATCCTACCTGGCATTGTATTGTGGGCCGAAATTTTGGCAGCTACGTCACACATGAGACAAAGCACTTCATCTATTTTTACTTGGGTCAAGTTGCAATCCTCCTCTTCAAGTCAGGCTAGGTGGCCGTGGTGAAGGTGTCAGTGGCGGCGGCAGCGATGGCAAGCAGGCAGCGTTGCTGGGACTGTTTTGCACTGGGGCCAGCATCAGGATGTCCTCTCCAACGGCTGTGCTACTGCATGGACTGTATACTCGATTTCATGTGTATGTCGCAGTAAACAAAACCAAACTTCTTT
Proteins encoded in this region:
- the Dynll2 gene encoding dynein light chain 2, cytoplasmic; translated protein: MSDRKAVIKNADMSEDMQQDAVDCATQAMEKYNIEKDIAAYIKKEFDKKYNPTWHCIVGRNFGSYVTHETKHFIYFYLGQVAILLFKSG